One part of the Microbulbifer sp. THAF38 genome encodes these proteins:
- a CDS encoding gamma-butyrobetaine hydroxylase-like domain-containing protein, translating into MKPQKIRLNRAEKTLQLLFADGEFSLSAEYLRVYSPSAEVRGHGNSPALLVDGKIHVGIDRVEAAGRYGLKIDFDDGHDTGIYTWEYLRELAEKYTINWEAYLERLCAAGKGRDPDESVVKFIG; encoded by the coding sequence ATGAAACCGCAAAAAATACGATTAAATCGCGCAGAGAAAACCCTGCAATTGCTGTTTGCCGATGGCGAATTCAGCCTGTCGGCAGAGTATCTGCGTGTCTACTCCCCCAGCGCCGAGGTGCGCGGCCACGGCAATAGCCCCGCCCTGCTGGTGGATGGAAAAATCCATGTGGGTATCGACAGGGTCGAAGCCGCCGGTCGTTACGGCCTGAAAATCGATTTCGATGACGGCCATGACACCGGCATTTACACCTGGGAATATCTGCGTGAACTGGCTGAAAAATACACCATCAATTGGGAGGCCTATCTGGAGCGCTTGTGCGCGGCGGGTAAAGGGCGTGACCCGGATGAAAGTGTGGTGAAATTTATCGGTTAG
- a CDS encoding primosomal protein N', producing MQQTVPQTVQQGIILRLAVPVPLRRLFDYLPPEGFDPAELKPGQRLWVPFAGRKLVAVLVDIVRESPQSQLKPAQELIDNAALFDSGARKFLNWIADYYQAPVGEVYAAALPAALRKGKPADHWAEQWLQLTTEGKGLPESALARAPKQQALLQQLLRAGQQSRTHLKAQGHTPAVIRALQERHLVEWVSGPTVPPPMPAAEATPPPQLNSEQQQVLEAVDCSRFSATLLEGTTGSGKTEIYLRLMERVLAEGRQALLLVPEIGLTPQTLRRIAARFPEQSIAALHSGLAEGERAQSWLAASGGQADIVIGTRSAIMTPLPRLGVVLVDEEHDASFKQQDGVRYSARDLAVVLARNSNVPVLLGSATPSLETLHNALNGRYQHLRMRQRAGDARPPQIHVVPTLREPLEEGFSPQVLRHIGETLARGEQVLVFINRRGFAPALNCDDCGWIADCPHCSSKLTMHRRQRQLRCHHCDYRRPLVDSCPQCHSRSISALGGGTERSEELLARRFADYPVIRVDRDTTTSKQALDRLLAPARDGEPCLLLGTQMLAKGHHLPRVTLVVIQDADGGLFSADFRAPERTGQLLEQVAGRAGRGSLSGRVLVQSRFPEHPLLQMLLEKGYGTFARQLLRDRAVAQLPPTHAMALVRAECEEPSWAEEFLHNARLFMQSLAPPSPQLQYLGPVPALLERKSGRYRFYVQVTAQNRAQLQPLLARVCAWAESNKNRRLRWAVDMDAQELS from the coding sequence GTGCAACAGACGGTACCACAGACAGTACAACAGGGGATCATCTTAAGGTTGGCGGTGCCCGTGCCACTGCGGCGTCTCTTCGATTATCTGCCCCCGGAGGGCTTTGATCCCGCCGAATTGAAACCCGGTCAGCGTTTGTGGGTACCTTTTGCTGGACGAAAATTGGTAGCCGTGTTGGTGGATATTGTGCGGGAGTCGCCGCAGTCACAGTTAAAGCCGGCGCAGGAACTGATCGATAATGCTGCCCTGTTTGATAGTGGTGCGCGCAAATTCCTCAACTGGATCGCCGATTATTACCAGGCCCCGGTTGGAGAGGTCTACGCCGCTGCCCTACCCGCCGCACTGCGCAAGGGCAAGCCTGCCGATCACTGGGCCGAGCAGTGGTTGCAGCTGACTACCGAGGGCAAGGGCTTACCGGAATCTGCACTGGCGCGGGCGCCCAAGCAGCAGGCTCTTTTGCAACAGTTGCTGCGCGCCGGTCAGCAGAGCCGCACCCACCTGAAGGCCCAGGGGCATACCCCGGCGGTGATTCGCGCCCTGCAGGAACGCCATCTGGTGGAGTGGGTCTCGGGTCCTACGGTGCCGCCGCCCATGCCGGCAGCGGAGGCCACTCCGCCACCGCAGCTAAACAGTGAGCAGCAGCAGGTGCTCGAAGCGGTGGATTGCAGTCGCTTTTCCGCCACCCTGTTGGAAGGCACCACAGGCAGCGGCAAGACCGAGATCTACCTGCGTTTAATGGAGCGGGTTTTGGCCGAGGGGCGCCAGGCCTTGTTGTTGGTGCCGGAAATCGGTCTTACTCCGCAGACTTTGCGACGCATCGCCGCGCGCTTTCCCGAACAGAGTATCGCCGCTTTGCACTCGGGGTTGGCCGAGGGCGAGCGCGCCCAATCGTGGCTCGCTGCCTCTGGGGGACAGGCAGATATTGTTATTGGCACCCGCTCGGCAATTATGACGCCACTGCCGAGACTCGGTGTGGTGTTGGTGGACGAAGAGCATGATGCTTCTTTTAAGCAGCAGGATGGCGTGCGCTACTCGGCGCGCGACCTGGCGGTGGTACTGGCGCGCAACAGCAATGTACCGGTATTGCTGGGCTCCGCGACTCCCTCCCTGGAGACCTTGCACAACGCCCTTAATGGCCGCTATCAACACTTGCGCATGCGCCAGCGCGCGGGCGACGCGCGCCCGCCGCAGATCCATGTAGTGCCGACCCTGCGCGAGCCCTTAGAAGAAGGTTTTTCGCCACAGGTGCTGCGGCATATCGGTGAGACTTTGGCTCGCGGGGAGCAGGTGCTGGTGTTTATTAATCGGCGCGGGTTTGCGCCGGCGCTCAATTGCGATGACTGCGGTTGGATTGCCGACTGCCCGCACTGTTCCAGCAAGCTCACTATGCATAGGCGCCAGCGCCAGTTGCGCTGTCACCACTGCGACTATCGCCGCCCCCTGGTAGACAGCTGCCCGCAGTGCCACAGTCGCTCTATTTCCGCTCTGGGCGGGGGTACCGAGCGCAGCGAAGAGTTGCTGGCGCGGCGATTTGCCGATTACCCGGTAATCCGCGTCGACCGGGATACCACCACTAGCAAGCAGGCCCTCGATCGCTTGCTGGCGCCGGCCCGCGATGGCGAGCCCTGCCTTTTGCTGGGCACCCAGATGCTGGCTAAGGGGCACCATTTGCCGAGGGTGACTCTGGTGGTGATCCAGGATGCCGATGGGGGTCTGTTCAGTGCCGATTTTCGCGCGCCCGAGCGCACAGGCCAGTTGCTTGAGCAGGTGGCAGGGCGCGCCGGGCGCGGCAGCCTGAGTGGCCGAGTATTGGTGCAGAGCCGCTTTCCAGAGCATCCGTTGCTGCAAATGTTATTGGAAAAAGGCTACGGGACTTTTGCGCGCCAGCTATTGCGCGATCGCGCGGTGGCACAGCTGCCTCCCACTCATGCCATGGCACTGGTGCGGGCCGAGTGTGAAGAGCCCTCCTGGGCCGAGGAGTTTCTGCACAACGCGCGCCTGTTTATGCAGTCGCTGGCGCCACCCTCGCCACAGTTACAATATTTGGGGCCGGTACCGGCGCTGCTTGAGCGCAAATCCGGGCGCTACCGTTTTTATGTTCAGGTGACCGCACAAAATCGCGCCCAGTTACAACCTCTTTTAGCTCGGGTATGCGCCTGGGCCGAGAGCAATAAGAATCGCCGCTTGCGCTGGGCGGTGGATATGGATGCGCAGGAATTATCGTGA
- the hslU gene encoding ATP-dependent protease ATPase subunit HslU, with product MSQMTPREIVHELDRHIVGQQDAKRAVAIALRNRWRRMQLSEDLRAEITPKNILMIGPTGVGKTEIARRLAKLANAPFIKVEATKFTEVGYVGRDVESIVRDLVEMAVKQERELAMGGVQQRAMDAAEERILDALLPPARSTEPNDKDSSTRQLFRKKLREGELDDKEVEIDMAAAPMGVEIMAPPGMEEMTNQLQGMFSNMSQGKTRKRKLPVKQAMKQLTDEEAAKLVNDEDIKTRAIRAAEQNGIVFIDEIDKVAKRQESGGADVSREGVQRDLLPLIEGSTVNTKYGMIKTDHILFIASGAFHLSKPSDLIPELQGRMPIRVELSSLTSADFERILTEPSASLTEQQKALLATEGLELQFTEDGIRRIAEVAYEVNERTENIGARRLHTVLERLLEEVSFDAGDADKSLNVDAAYVDSHLGELSQNEDLSRFIL from the coding sequence ATGTCCCAGATGACCCCCCGTGAAATCGTCCATGAACTCGATCGCCACATCGTTGGCCAGCAGGACGCCAAACGCGCCGTAGCGATTGCGCTGCGCAACCGCTGGCGCCGTATGCAGTTGAGTGAGGATCTGCGCGCAGAAATCACCCCGAAGAATATCCTGATGATCGGCCCCACCGGTGTGGGTAAAACTGAAATAGCGCGCCGCCTGGCAAAGCTCGCCAATGCGCCTTTTATCAAGGTCGAAGCGACTAAGTTCACCGAAGTGGGCTATGTGGGTCGCGATGTAGAGTCTATCGTACGCGATCTTGTCGAGATGGCAGTGAAGCAGGAGCGTGAGCTGGCCATGGGTGGTGTACAGCAGCGCGCTATGGATGCGGCCGAGGAGCGTATCCTCGACGCCCTACTGCCACCGGCGCGCTCGACCGAGCCGAACGACAAGGATTCCAGCACCCGCCAGTTATTCCGCAAGAAGCTGCGCGAGGGCGAGCTGGACGACAAAGAAGTGGAAATCGATATGGCCGCCGCGCCCATGGGCGTAGAGATTATGGCCCCTCCGGGTATGGAGGAAATGACCAACCAGCTGCAGGGTATGTTCTCGAATATGTCCCAGGGCAAGACCCGCAAGCGCAAGCTGCCGGTCAAGCAGGCGATGAAACAGCTTACCGATGAGGAAGCTGCCAAGCTGGTGAACGATGAAGATATCAAAACCCGTGCAATTCGCGCTGCCGAACAAAACGGCATTGTCTTTATCGACGAAATTGACAAGGTGGCCAAGCGTCAGGAGAGCGGCGGTGCCGATGTCTCCCGTGAAGGGGTGCAGCGCGACCTGTTGCCACTGATCGAAGGCAGCACTGTCAACACCAAGTACGGCATGATCAAGACAGACCATATTCTGTTTATCGCCTCCGGTGCCTTCCACCTGTCCAAGCCCTCGGACCTGATTCCCGAGTTGCAGGGGCGTATGCCGATTCGCGTGGAGCTGAGCTCGCTGACTTCCGCGGACTTTGAGCGTATTCTCACCGAACCCTCAGCATCACTGACCGAACAGCAGAAGGCTTTGCTGGCGACAGAGGGTCTGGAACTGCAATTCACCGAGGATGGGATTCGCCGTATCGCCGAAGTGGCTTACGAAGTGAATGAGCGCACCGAGAATATCGGCGCGCGTCGGTTGCACACGGTGCTGGAGCGCCTGCTGGAGGAAGTTTCCTTCGATGCCGGCGACGCCGACAAGTCACTCAATGTCGATGCGGCTTATGTGGACAGCCACCTGGGTGAGCTGAGCCAAAACGAGGACCTTTCGCGTTTTATCCTGTAA
- a CDS encoding transcriptional regulator, with protein MMKALTELDPVLEHRVRLAISVMLAKYEEISFSRFKEQLQVTDGNLGAQLRRLEEQGYIALRKDFVERKPVTWYRLTESGREALDKHLQALRQLIASAD; from the coding sequence ATGATGAAAGCCCTTACGGAGCTGGACCCGGTACTCGAACACCGGGTGCGCCTCGCGATCAGTGTGATGCTGGCGAAGTATGAGGAAATCAGTTTCTCCCGCTTCAAGGAACAGCTACAGGTGACCGATGGAAACCTCGGCGCACAGCTGCGTCGCCTGGAAGAGCAGGGCTATATCGCCTTGCGCAAAGACTTCGTAGAGCGCAAGCCCGTCACCTGGTACCGCCTCACTGAGAGCGGGCGAGAGGCACTAGATAAGCATCTGCAAGCCCTGCGACAACTTATCGCCTCTGCAGACTAA
- the gshA gene encoding glutamate--cysteine ligase → MPIPHLAALSQAKPVQLLKGIRRGLEKESLRVGNDGTLAQTPHAQTLGSALTHESITTDFSEALLEFITPPVNTPEEALRILDRIHRFTYSQIGDERLWVNSMPCVIGADSDIPVARYGNSHSGTMKTIYRLGLGLRYGRAMQTIAGIHYNFSLPDEFWLWLHEFEGSSEALCEFKTRRYFDLIRNFRRNYWLLIYLFGAAPAVCSSFVEGRQHKLEAFNGDGHTLHAPYATSLRMGDLGYNSEVQKSLVVCYNNLRSYLSTLCSAISRPYGPYSELGVKDSDGQYQQLSAGVLQIENEFYSPIRPKNPAKRGETALAALNNRGVEYIEVRCLDLNPFMPLGIDAQQMRFIDSFLLHCLLTESPETDEVDYRSTQENQQRIVYRGHEPGLKLLCNGGERELGEWAFQLLGEVDAMAELLDSAWGGDQYRGAVGVQRAKVKGEIATPAQQILAEMQEQNLNFYHWAMQKAEQHRRYFLERPLDSDSVRDFSREAEESLLKQRRVEAEDKGSFEEFLSHYYAQYMCCQG, encoded by the coding sequence GTGCCCATTCCCCATCTGGCCGCCCTGTCCCAGGCCAAACCCGTGCAACTGCTAAAGGGCATACGCCGCGGTCTTGAAAAAGAGAGCCTGCGGGTCGGCAACGACGGCACCCTGGCGCAAACACCCCACGCGCAAACACTGGGCTCAGCACTGACCCACGAGAGCATCACTACCGACTTTTCCGAAGCGCTGCTGGAATTTATTACCCCACCGGTAAACACTCCTGAAGAGGCCCTGCGGATTCTCGACCGCATCCATCGCTTTACCTACAGCCAGATCGGGGACGAACGCCTGTGGGTCAACAGCATGCCCTGCGTTATCGGCGCCGACAGCGATATCCCGGTGGCCCGCTATGGAAACTCCCACAGCGGCACAATGAAAACCATTTATCGGCTGGGACTCGGCCTGCGCTACGGCCGCGCCATGCAAACCATCGCCGGTATCCACTATAACTTTTCCCTGCCGGATGAGTTCTGGCTGTGGCTGCACGAGTTCGAGGGCAGTAGTGAAGCCCTGTGCGAATTCAAAACCCGCCGCTACTTCGACCTGATCCGCAATTTCCGCCGCAACTACTGGCTGCTGATCTACCTGTTCGGAGCCGCGCCTGCGGTGTGCTCCTCTTTTGTAGAGGGGCGCCAACACAAGCTCGAGGCCTTTAACGGCGACGGCCACACGCTGCACGCTCCCTACGCCACTTCTCTGCGTATGGGCGACCTGGGTTATAACAGCGAAGTGCAAAAGTCCCTGGTGGTTTGCTACAACAACTTGCGCAGCTATCTGTCCACACTCTGCTCCGCTATCAGCCGGCCCTACGGGCCCTATAGCGAACTCGGGGTAAAGGATAGCGATGGGCAGTATCAGCAGCTCTCCGCCGGCGTGCTGCAAATCGAAAATGAATTCTATTCGCCGATCCGGCCGAAAAATCCCGCCAAGCGCGGCGAGACCGCCCTGGCGGCCCTAAACAACCGCGGGGTCGAATATATCGAGGTGCGCTGCCTTGACCTGAACCCCTTTATGCCGCTGGGTATCGATGCGCAACAGATGCGTTTTATCGATAGTTTCCTGCTGCACTGCCTGCTGACAGAGAGCCCCGAAACCGACGAAGTCGATTACCGTTCAACCCAGGAAAACCAACAGCGCATCGTGTATCGCGGCCACGAGCCCGGCCTCAAGCTGCTCTGTAATGGCGGCGAACGGGAACTCGGTGAGTGGGCTTTCCAACTGCTCGGGGAGGTGGACGCGATGGCAGAACTGCTGGACAGTGCCTGGGGCGGAGACCAGTACCGCGGTGCAGTTGGCGTACAGCGGGCCAAGGTCAAAGGGGAGATCGCCACCCCGGCCCAACAGATCCTGGCAGAAATGCAGGAGCAAAACCTGAACTTCTACCATTGGGCTATGCAAAAGGCCGAGCAGCACCGCCGCTATTTTCTCGAACGCCCTCTCGACAGCGATTCGGTTCGAGATTTCTCGCGCGAGGCGGAGGAGTCTTTGCTCAAGCAACGGCGTGTGGAGGCGGAAGACAAAGGCTCTTTCGAGGAATTTCTCAGCCACTATTACGCGCAGTATATGTGCTGCCAGGGCTAG
- the hslV gene encoding ATP-dependent protease subunit HslV: MEQYRGTTILSCRRNGKVVIGGDGQVSLGNTIMKGNARKVRRLYRDKVIAGFAGGTADAFTLFERFEAKLEAHGGQLTRAAVELAKDWRTDRALRRLEALLAVADDSASLIVTGNGDVIQPEDDLIAIGSGGPFAQSAARALLDNTDMDARSIVEQGLKIAGDICVYTNHNNTIEELTY; encoded by the coding sequence TTGGAACAGTATCGCGGCACCACCATTTTATCCTGTCGCCGCAACGGCAAAGTTGTGATTGGCGGCGACGGCCAGGTATCCCTGGGCAACACCATTATGAAAGGCAATGCGCGCAAGGTGCGCCGTCTTTACAGAGACAAGGTTATCGCCGGTTTTGCCGGTGGTACCGCCGATGCCTTCACCCTGTTTGAGCGTTTTGAAGCCAAGCTGGAAGCCCACGGTGGCCAGTTGACCCGCGCCGCGGTGGAACTGGCCAAAGACTGGCGAACCGACCGCGCCCTGCGCCGCCTGGAAGCCTTGCTGGCAGTGGCAGATGACAGCGCCAGTTTGATTGTGACCGGCAACGGCGATGTGATTCAGCCGGAAGATGACCTGATTGCTATCGGCTCTGGTGGACCCTTCGCCCAGTCGGCAGCGCGCGCGCTACTCGACAATACCGATATGGACGCGCGCTCCATCGTCGAGCAGGGCTTGAAAATTGCCGGCGATATCTGCGTCTACACCAACCACAACAACACCATCGAAGAATTGACCTACTGA
- a CDS encoding disulfide bond formation protein B, giving the protein MTLPNPRITFLLVFLIVAFLLGSAFYLEYARGLEPCKLCITQRVMLLGIGVVSLIAFLHNPATIGRRVYGLLVSIWALGGLYFAGRQLWLQSLPEGQVPACGPSVSYMLEVFPMADVLKALLTGDGNCAEVQWTMMGISIPGWSAIGFAGLILFGGWQAFRRA; this is encoded by the coding sequence ATGACCTTACCCAACCCGCGTATTACCTTTTTGTTGGTTTTTCTAATTGTCGCCTTTTTGCTCGGCTCTGCCTTTTATCTGGAGTATGCGCGAGGCCTTGAACCCTGCAAGCTGTGCATTACCCAGCGGGTTATGCTGCTCGGTATCGGGGTAGTCTCACTGATCGCCTTCCTGCACAACCCGGCAACTATCGGCCGACGCGTATACGGGCTACTAGTTTCTATCTGGGCTCTGGGTGGCCTCTATTTTGCCGGGCGCCAGCTGTGGTTACAGAGCCTGCCAGAAGGGCAGGTACCCGCCTGTGGACCCAGTGTCAGCTATATGCTGGAGGTCTTTCCCATGGCGGATGTACTCAAGGCACTGCTCACCGGTGACGGCAACTGCGCCGAAGTGCAATGGACCATGATGGGCATCAGTATCCCCGGCTGGTCTGCTATCGGTTTTGCTGGACTGATCCTATTCGGAGGCTGGCAGGCATTTCGCAGAGCCTGA
- the rpmE gene encoding 50S ribosomal protein L31 has translation MKADIHPNYTDITATCSCGNVVKTRSTLGKDLQIDVCSQCHPFYTGKQKQATTGGRVDRFKKRFGSRIGK, from the coding sequence ATGAAAGCAGATATCCATCCTAACTACACCGACATCACTGCCACTTGTTCCTGCGGCAATGTTGTTAAGACTCGCTCCACTTTGGGCAAAGACCTGCAGATCGATGTCTGCTCCCAGTGCCACCCCTTCTACACCGGCAAGCAGAAGCAGGCTACTACCGGTGGACGCGTGGACCGCTTCAAGAAGCGTTTCGGCAGCCGCATCGGCAAGTAA
- a CDS encoding CidA/LrgA family protein, with product MTPPSPREIAHWVLGIAILFGCERLGSLIGAALALPVPGAVVGMLLLLIGLMVYGSVPRGLAKVSAQLLFLLPLLFLPAATGVFFLRDLTLSDWLALLAAILFGTLISLTLCTLLLRRLLRKTDTAHSHDQ from the coding sequence ATGACACCACCATCCCCGCGTGAAATAGCCCATTGGGTGCTCGGTATTGCAATCCTATTTGGCTGCGAACGACTCGGCAGCCTGATCGGGGCGGCTCTTGCCCTGCCGGTACCCGGCGCCGTGGTGGGTATGCTACTGCTACTGATCGGCCTGATGGTCTACGGCAGCGTGCCCCGCGGCCTGGCCAAGGTCAGCGCACAACTGCTCTTTTTGTTGCCCCTACTATTTTTGCCCGCCGCCACCGGGGTCTTTTTCCTGCGCGATCTCACCTTGTCCGATTGGCTGGCCCTGCTTGCCGCCATTCTTTTTGGCACCCTGATCAGCCTCACCCTTTGCACTCTGCTGCTGCGCCGCCTGCTCAGGAAGACCGACACGGCGCACAGCCATGATCAGTGA
- a CDS encoding DUF2798 domain-containing protein, producing MALLPSRYFQPLFTVVMTCLMSGVISGAITYSHQGFSGGFLPIWGRAWLLAWIISLGLPPLIRPAIKSLLGKLAAPDGESND from the coding sequence TTGGCTCTCCTTCCCTCCCGCTACTTCCAACCACTTTTCACCGTCGTTATGACCTGCTTGATGTCTGGAGTGATTTCCGGGGCGATCACTTATTCCCACCAGGGTTTCAGCGGAGGATTTCTGCCAATATGGGGCCGGGCCTGGCTGCTGGCCTGGATCATCTCACTGGGATTGCCGCCGCTGATCAGGCCCGCAATCAAAAGCCTGCTGGGCAAGCTGGCAGCGCCGGACGGGGAATCCAACGATTGA
- a CDS encoding malic enzyme-like NAD(P)-binding protein, translating to MTDSLRQAALDYHALPSPGKLSVELTTPAETQEDLSLAYSPGVAEPVREIAKDPEAAYRYTGKGNLVAVISNGSAILGLGNLGPLASKPVMEGKSLLFKRFADINSVDIEVDVNSPEQFIQTVAAIANTFGGINLEDIKAPECFHIEEALIERCPVPVFHDDQHGTAIVTVAGMLNALEIQGKKISDVRMVCLGAGAAATACCKLLLAAGARKDQITMVDSRGVIHSGRTDINAYKGEWARDTDMRTLDDAITGADVFLGVSGPDLLSAEQLQRMAPNPVVFACSNPNPEIKPELAHSVRDDLIMATGRSDYPNQVNNVLCFPFIFRGALDVRAARINEEMKLAAIEAIRKIAHLPVPDSVREGYGGVELSFGPSYILPKPTDPRLLPEVAAAVARAAVDSGCARLPYPENYPLQTL from the coding sequence ATGACGGATTCATTGCGCCAGGCAGCGCTGGATTACCACGCGCTCCCCAGCCCCGGCAAACTTTCGGTCGAGCTGACCACCCCTGCCGAAACTCAGGAAGACCTGTCGCTGGCCTACAGTCCCGGCGTAGCGGAACCGGTGCGCGAAATTGCCAAAGACCCCGAGGCCGCCTATCGCTATACCGGCAAGGGCAACCTGGTAGCGGTCATTTCCAACGGCAGCGCCATCCTCGGCCTCGGTAACCTGGGTCCGCTGGCCTCCAAGCCAGTGATGGAGGGCAAGTCACTACTGTTCAAGCGTTTCGCCGATATCAACTCGGTGGATATCGAGGTGGACGTCAACAGCCCGGAGCAGTTTATTCAGACCGTCGCCGCCATCGCCAATACCTTCGGCGGCATCAATCTCGAAGATATCAAGGCGCCTGAGTGCTTTCATATTGAAGAGGCATTGATCGAGCGCTGTCCGGTACCGGTATTTCACGACGACCAGCACGGCACCGCGATTGTGACGGTCGCCGGTATGCTCAATGCCCTGGAGATCCAGGGTAAGAAAATCAGCGACGTGCGCATGGTGTGCCTGGGGGCAGGTGCCGCCGCCACCGCCTGCTGTAAACTGCTGCTGGCCGCCGGCGCGCGCAAAGACCAAATCACCATGGTCGACAGCCGCGGGGTGATTCACTCAGGTCGCACCGATATCAATGCCTATAAGGGTGAGTGGGCGCGGGATACCGATATGCGCACCCTCGATGACGCCATCACCGGTGCCGATGTATTCCTCGGGGTATCCGGCCCAGACCTGCTCTCCGCCGAACAGTTACAGCGTATGGCGCCGAATCCCGTAGTATTTGCCTGCTCGAATCCAAACCCGGAGATTAAACCGGAGTTGGCCCACAGTGTGCGCGACGATTTGATCATGGCCACCGGGCGCTCGGATTACCCCAACCAGGTCAACAATGTGCTGTGCTTCCCCTTTATTTTCCGCGGCGCGCTGGATGTGCGCGCGGCGCGTATCAATGAAGAGATGAAGCTGGCCGCAATTGAAGCCATCCGCAAGATCGCCCACCTGCCGGTGCCTGACTCGGTGCGCGAGGGCTACGGCGGGGTGGAGCTGAGTTTTGGGCCCAGTTATATCCTGCCCAAACCCACAGACCCGCGCCTGCTGCCGGAAGTCGCCGCTGCGGTGGCGCGCGCAGCCGTGGACAGTGGCTGTGCACGCCTGCCTTACCCCGAAAATTACCCGCTGCAAACACTCTAG
- a CDS encoding ACP phosphodiesterase, translating to MNYLAHLLLSGPDVRWRLGGLLGDFVKGPLKGERPEAIEAGIRLHRRIDASTDTNAAYRESLSQLDPGWRRYAGIALDIWFDHLLAQRWQEWHPQSLEDFCDQCWRDFRSHSRYIPPHARAFMARAEQFKLLQSYREERTIGLTLERVGQRLRHPVALQDILPELSSGRAKLEYNFNKLLTDLNLEAQRFRQHYSGSDKP from the coding sequence ATGAATTATCTGGCCCACCTGCTGCTTTCAGGCCCCGACGTCCGCTGGCGCCTGGGTGGGCTACTCGGTGACTTCGTGAAAGGTCCCCTTAAAGGTGAGCGGCCTGAGGCCATCGAGGCCGGTATCAGGCTGCATCGCCGCATTGATGCCAGTACCGACACCAATGCGGCCTACCGCGAGTCCCTGTCGCAACTGGACCCCGGCTGGCGCCGCTATGCCGGTATAGCACTGGATATCTGGTTCGACCACTTACTGGCCCAGCGCTGGCAGGAGTGGCACCCACAGAGCCTGGAAGATTTTTGTGACCAATGCTGGAGAGACTTTCGCAGCCACAGTCGGTATATTCCGCCGCATGCGAGAGCGTTTATGGCGCGCGCCGAGCAATTTAAGTTACTGCAGAGTTACCGCGAAGAGCGAACCATTGGTCTCACCCTGGAGAGAGTTGGCCAACGCCTGCGCCACCCGGTTGCGCTGCAGGACATACTGCCCGAGCTCAGTAGCGGGCGGGCAAAACTGGAATACAACTTCAATAAACTATTAACCGACTTGAATCTCGAAGCCCAAAGGTTTCGGCAGCACTATTCAGGATCCGATAAACCATGA
- a CDS encoding SPOR domain-containing protein, which translates to MSRRNTKRRSKSSSGKPAWVWFVLGNAVGGFTVFLLLQFGVSGSKGAAGDRTASAKPAAQAPSEPRFDFYTMLKENEVSVPPPKVVKPAIRGDSSSNQQGAAEKAKAQVYILQAASFREAAEAERLRAQLTLANLDVKVESASDSRGTWHRVLVGPFDNRSRMAKARQVLAEHRLMPLVLKRPAN; encoded by the coding sequence ATGAGCCGTCGCAACACCAAACGCCGCAGCAAGAGTTCCTCGGGCAAACCCGCATGGGTGTGGTTTGTACTGGGCAATGCCGTGGGCGGTTTTACGGTGTTCTTGTTGCTGCAGTTTGGTGTGTCCGGCAGCAAAGGCGCCGCTGGCGACAGAACAGCGTCAGCCAAGCCGGCGGCGCAGGCGCCGTCTGAACCGCGCTTTGATTTCTACACCATGCTCAAGGAAAACGAAGTCTCGGTACCGCCACCCAAGGTGGTCAAGCCTGCCATTCGCGGGGATTCTTCATCTAATCAACAGGGCGCTGCCGAGAAGGCCAAAGCTCAGGTGTATATCCTGCAGGCCGCCTCCTTCCGTGAGGCGGCAGAAGCCGAGCGTCTTCGCGCTCAGCTCACCCTGGCCAACCTGGATGTCAAAGTGGAGTCCGCCAGTGATAGCCGCGGTACCTGGCACCGGGTCTTGGTCGGTCCCTTCGACAACCGTTCGCGCATGGCCAAAGCCCGCCAGGTCCTGGCTGAGCATCGCCTGATGCCGCTGGTATTGAAGCGCCCCGCTAATTAA